The Barnesiella intestinihominis YIT 11860 DNA window TAATATTCCCATTTATCTTTGTATTCTGAAATGAAGGTGATCTAAGCTCGGAAAAAAGAATGCCTATAAAATCGACATTTACACCATAGGCCGTTACTTTTCGAATCATATCGTCTTATTTCTTCCATTGCAAATGGAAAATCGAGAAGGAAAAAAAGAATATAAAAAACTCTTTTTTATTGATTATGAGCAAAAAAAATTAAAAAATCTTTGTGTATTTTCGTAGCGATTTTCTGTACTATGCCCAACAGATTTATCGAAATATATCATTTAACAGCTAAAAACGAACCTTTATGTTAAGAAAAATCAGGATAGTCGCAGCGACTATCTGTTTCACGCTAATCACCTTATTATTCCTCGATTTCACGGGGACTCTGCATCTGTGGTTCGGGTGGCTCGCTAAAATACAGTTCCTCCCGGCCGTATTGGCTTTGAACGTAGGTGTCGTCGCATTCCTCGTTATCCTCACTTTATTGTTCGGACGTGTCTACTGCTCGGTAATCTGTCCGCTCGGTGTATTCCAAGATATCGTTTCGTGGATATCGGGTAAACGAAAAAAGAACCAATTCCGTTATTCACCGGCTATCTCATGGCTGCGTTACAGCATGTTGGCCTTGTTCATCGTCGCCCTGCTTGCCGGATTCACTGCTATTGCGGCCCTTATCGCTCCATACAGCGCATACGGACGAATCGCATCCAATCTGTTCGCTCCACTCTATCAATGGGGAAACAATTTACTCGCTTACTTTGCCGAGCGTATCGACAGTTATGCGTTCTATTCCACCGACGTGTGGCTGAAAAGCATACCCACTTTTATCATTGCCCTCGTCACATTCGTCTCGTTAATTATATTAGCATGGAAAAACGGACGCACCTATTGCAACACGATTTGCCCGGTGGGTACTGTTCTGGGGCTATTGTCCCGATTCTCTCTTTTCCGCCCCGTTATCGACACGACAAAATGTAACGGTTGCCAATCGTGTGCCCGCAACTGCAAAGCCTCGTGCATCGATGCCAAAAACCACATCATCGATTACAGCCGTTGCGTGGCTTGCATGGATTGTATCGAAAAGTGCAGGCAGGGAGCTATACGATACATTCCCCGAAGAAAGACTATTTCGGAATCTGTCGAACCAGCACATGAAGACAAAAAGGAAAATCCCAGACGAGAGTTCCTCTCGTTCGCCGGATTGTTGGCCGGTACTGCCTTATTGAAAGCTCAGGAGAAAAAAGTAGACGGAGGTCTCGCGGTCATCGAAGATAAAAAAATTCCCAACCGAATCACACCCATTACCCCGCCGGGTTCGCTAAGCGCATCGAACATAGCCCAGCATTGTACGGCATGCCAGTTGTGCATATCGGCTTGTCCCAATCAAGTCTTGCGGCCATCGGGTAATCTGATGACTTTCATGCAACCCGAAATGTCGTACGAACGCGGATATTGCCGTCCCGAATGTACCAAGTGTTCGGAGGTGTGCCCGACAGGGGCCATACGCCCCATCACCGTTGCCGAAAAATCGAGCATACAGATAGGCCACGCCGTGTGGGTGAAAAAGAACTGCATCCCGCTTACCGATGGAGTAGATTGCGGGAATTGTGCTCGACATTGTCCTGTCGGAGCTATACAAATGGTTCCGTTCCACGGCCGTCACCGCCATAGAGGAGGTCGCGAAAACAGCGAACAGGACAAGACCATAATGATCCCGGTTATCAATACGGAACGCTGTATCGGTTGCGGTACTTGCGAAAACCTGTGTCCGGCACGTCCGTTCAGCGCGATCTATGTAGAAGGTCACGAACACCATCGTATCATCTAATCTCCAAAACGAAAAGCAATGAAAAACGAACATAAAAAGAATTTAGACAGAAGGGATTTCCTGAAAGTATTGGGTGGTGCGGCTGCCGTCACATCGGCAACCCTTCTTCCCGGCTGCAAAAACAAACAAGAATCGGCATACACGGCGACAACCGATATTCCCACCGACCAGATGACCTACCGGATAAACCCATCGACCCAAGACCGAGTATCTCTACTGGGTTACGGCTGCATGCGCTGGCCGACCGTCTCGAACAACAGCGCCAGAGACAGCAGCGACGATATAGACCAAGAAACTGTCAATAAGCTGGTCGATGTCGCCATTGCCCACGGAGTAAATTATTTCGATACATCTCCCGCCTATTGCAAAGGCCGCTCGGAACGGGCTACCGGAATCGCCCTCAGCCGCTATCCGAGAGACAAATATTTCATCGCCACGAAACTATCGAATTTCGCGCCCTCGACTTGGAGCCGGGAGGCTTCGATAGCCATGTATCACAATTCGTTCAAAGAACTACAAGTAAA harbors:
- a CDS encoding 4Fe-4S binding protein encodes the protein MLRKIRIVAATICFTLITLLFLDFTGTLHLWFGWLAKIQFLPAVLALNVGVVAFLVILTLLFGRVYCSVICPLGVFQDIVSWISGKRKKNQFRYSPAISWLRYSMLALFIVALLAGFTAIAALIAPYSAYGRIASNLFAPLYQWGNNLLAYFAERIDSYAFYSTDVWLKSIPTFIIALVTFVSLIILAWKNGRTYCNTICPVGTVLGLLSRFSLFRPVIDTTKCNGCQSCARNCKASCIDAKNHIIDYSRCVACMDCIEKCRQGAIRYIPRRKTISESVEPAHEDKKENPRREFLSFAGLLAGTALLKAQEKKVDGGLAVIEDKKIPNRITPITPPGSLSASNIAQHCTACQLCISACPNQVLRPSGNLMTFMQPEMSYERGYCRPECTKCSEVCPTGAIRPITVAEKSSIQIGHAVWVKKNCIPLTDGVDCGNCARHCPVGAIQMVPFHGRHRHRGGRENSEQDKTIMIPVINTERCIGCGTCENLCPARPFSAIYVEGHEHHRII